Proteins encoded together in one Scheffersomyces stipitis CBS 6054 chromosome 5, complete sequence window:
- the GDH2 gene encoding NAD-specific glutamate dehydrogenase (go_function oxidoreductase activity~go_process amino acid metabolism) yields the protein MSIQEPDIQRLTLERTASNSSSVLSLKHGYIDSPFSGKKDQYEQVLDILDSTGFIPESLIESEARWFYESLGIDDVFFARESPEGIAGHIHSLYSCKVQAYSGDGADFPLIQYKREADDHGVFFDSSDVSTSMYKNQFEERIDDKYIDPSSSDSISYRVEYFSAPLNYKTDPILSGVFQNNKTLRDQLMRCYFVYKNQYDHLDVSADETDINKIGDSTFLKIASANTKQLYADIVKNVVTTTGPVIRHFPIEDSEEYRVVIGYRQKTSARYNSALSDLANYYKLQTTRKYVEQFANGVTIISMYVTSKQKKLPVDLSIYQVIKEASLLYCIPHNFFHDRFTKGELSLQESIYAQSGVIFVTHFLNRLGPEYTKLATLLDASKSLQNAEVLNSLKKRLRAETYTQNFIQEVFDQRRDIVRKLYRQFADVHYIRSSMEKTLSYQRLSQITPVGTEEEFEQLLSRECSQNEHHAVVLRALFVFNKSILKTNFYTSTKVALSFRLDPSFLPSSEYPEKPYGMFFVVGSDFRGFHIRFRDIARGGIRIVRSRNLDAYNVNLRNLFDENYNLANTQQRKNKDIPEGGSKGVILLDAGAAQERPKACFEKYVDALIDLLLKQHIPGVKDSYVDLYNKPEILFLGPDEGTAGYTDWATLHARSRGAPWWKSFLTGKSPQIGGIPHDEYGMTTLSVRAYVNKIYEKLNIDNSKIRKFQTGGPDGDLGSNEIKLSRDEQYVGIVDGSGVIADPNGLDKQELLRLAHERKMIDHFDKSKLSKDGYIVLVDDVDVTLPNGHVVTSGVAFRNTFHLKLKEQYPDGVDLFVPCGGRPAAIDTNNVQELINEKTGKSIVPYFVEGANLFITQAAKLVLEQAGIVIFKDASTNKGGVTSSSLEVLASLAFDDEGFLANMCVDSKTHQKPLFYQEYVKNVQKIVVANAENEFEALWKLKEETGISFTELSDKLSVAINKLGDELANSKELWNDDVDFRNAVLLDSLPPLLLEVVGIDSVLTRVPEAYLRAIFATHLASRFVYTRGIDSNPAKFLEFISSTRKEYVKKGLLKH from the coding sequence ATGTCTATCCAAGAACCAGACATCCAGCGTTTGACGTTGGAAAGAACGGCTTCCAACTCGTCGTCAGTTCTCTCCTTGAAACATGGCTACATCGACTCTCCCTTCTCCGGAAAGAAGGACCAATATGAACAGGTTTTAGACATCTTGGACTCCACAGGTTTCATTCCTGAGTCGTTGATCGAATCTGAAGCCAGATGGTTCTACGAGTCGTTGGGAATCGACGACGTGTTTTTCGCCAGAGAATCTCCAGAGGGAATTGCGGGCCACATCCACTCGTTGTACTCGTGTAAGGTCCAGGCCTACTCAGGCGACGGTGCTGATTTCCCCTTGATTCAATACAAGCGTGAAGCTGACGACCATGGTGTTTTCTTTGACTCGTCCGATGTCTCCACGTCGATGTACAAGAACCAGTTCGAAGAGAGAATCGACGATAAATACATCGATCCTTCTTCGTCCGATTCCATCTCCTACAGAGTGGAATACTTCTCGGCCCCATTGAACTACAAGACTGATCCAATCTTGTCTGGTGTTTTCCAGAACAACAAGACTTTGCGCGACCAGTTGATGAGATGTTACTTCGTCTACAAGAACCAATACGACCATTTGGATGTTTCTGCTGACGAGACCgacatcaacaagatcgGGGACTCAACCTTCTTGAAAATCGCCTCGGCCAACACTAAACAATTGTACGCAGACATCGTCAAGAACGTCGTCACTACCACTGGTCCCGTTATCAGACACTTCCCCATCGAAGACTCTGAAGAATACAGAGTGGTTATTGGTTACAGACAAAAGACTTCCGCCAGATACAACTCGGCCTTGAGCGACTTGGCCAACTACTACAAGTTGCAAACGACGAGAAAGTACGTTGAGCAGTTTGCCAACGGGGTCACCATCATCTCGATGTATGTCACTTCcaaacagaagaagttaCCAGTGGATCTTTCGATCTACCAGGTCATCAAGGAAGCTTCGTTGTTGTACTGTATTCCTcacaacttcttccatgACAGATTCACCAAGGGTGAGTTGTCCTTGCAGGAAAGTATCTATGCTCAATCCGGTGTGATCTTCGTCACCCACTTTTTGAACAGATTGGGGCCAGAATACACCAAGTTGGCTACTTTGTTGGACGCTTCAAAGTCTCTTCAGAATGCCGAAGTGTTGAATagcttgaagaagagattgagaGCTGAAACCTACACACAAAACTTCATTCAAGAGGTTTTTGACCAGAGACGTGACATTGTCAGAAAGTTGTACCGTCAATTCGCCGACGTTCACTACATCCGTTCTTCCATGGAAAAGACATTGTCTTACCAGAGATTGTCTCAGATCACTCCTGTCGgcacagaagaagagtttgagCAATTATTGAGTCGTGAATGTTCCCAGAACGAACACCATGCCGTAGTTTTGAGAGCATTGTTCGTTTTCAATAAATCGATTTTGAAGACCAACTTCTACACTTCCACTAAAGTTGCCCTTTCTTTCAGATTAGACCCATCCTTCTTGCCCTCTTCCGAGTATCCTGAGAAGCCATATGGTATGTTCTTTGTGGTTGGTAGTGACTTCAGAGGTTTCCATATCAGATTCAGAGACATCGCTAGAGGTGGTATCAGAATTGTCAGATCGAGAAATCTTGATGCCTACAATGTCAATCTCAGGAATTTGTTTGATGAAAACTACAACTTGGCCAATACtcaacagagaaagaacaagGATATTCCAGAAGGTGGATCAAAAGGTGTTATCTTGTTAGATGCTGGAGCTGCTCAAGAAAGACCAAAGGCTTGCTTCGAGAAGTATGTAGATGCCTTGATTGACTTGTTATTGAAACAGCACATTCCAGGTGTCAAGGACTCCTATGTTGACTTGTACAACAAGCCCGAGATTTTGTTCTTGGGTCCAGATGAAGGCACAGCTGGCTACACAGACTGGGCAACTTTGCACGCAAGATCGAGAGGAGCTCCATGGTGGAAGTCTTTCTTGACTGGTAAGAGTCCACAGATCGGTGGTATTCCTCACGATGAGTATGGTATGACTACCTTGTCAGTGAGAGCTTACGTGAACAAGATCTACGAAAAATTGAACATTGACAATTCCAAGATTAGAAAGTTTCAGACTGGTGGTCCAGATGGAGACTTGGGTAGTAATGAAATTAAATTATCTAGAGACGAACAGTACgttggtattgttgatggCTCTGGTGTTATTGCTGATCCAAACGGTCTTGACAAGCAGGAATTGCTCAGATTGGCCCACGAGAGAAAGATGATTGACCACTTTGACAAGTCCAAATTGTCGAAGGACGGTTACATAGTGTTGGTAGACGATGTGGATGTCACTTTACCAAACGGTCATGTAGTAACAAGTGGTGTTGCTTTTAGAAACACTTTCcatttgaagttgaaggaacaaTACCCAGACGGTGTTGACTTGTTTGTGCCTTGTGGTGGTAGACCAGCTGCTATTGACACCAATAACGTGCAAGAATTGATTAACGAAAAGACTGGCAAGAGCATTGTTCCAtactttgttgaaggtgCCAACTTGTTTATCACTCAAGCTGCTAAACTAGTATTGGAGCAGGCCGGAATTGTTATTTTCAAGGATGCTTCTACCAACAAGGGTGGTGTTacgtcatcttcattggaAGTTTTGGCATCTTTAGCCTTTGACGACGAAGGATTTTTGGCTAACATGTGTGTAGACTCTAAGACCCACCAAAAGCCGCTCTTCTACCAAGAGTACGTGAAGAATGTGCAAAAGATTGTTGTTGCCAATGCTGAAAACGAGTTCGAAGCCTTGTGGAAATTAAAGGAAGAAACCGGTATTTCTTTCACCGAATTGTCTGATAAGTTATCCGTTGCCATTAACAAATTGGGAGACGAATTGGCCAACTCCAAGGAATTGTGGAACGATGACGTTGACTTTAGAAACGCAGTCTTACTTGACTCCTTGCCTCCATTGTTGTtagaagttgttggaatcgACAGCGTATTGACCAGAGTTCCAGAAGCCTACTTGAGAGCAATCTTTGCTACACACTTGGCTTCTCGTTTCGTCTACACCAGAGGTATCGATTCCAACCCAGCAaaattcttggaattcatttcttccacCAGAAAGGAATACGTCAAGAAAGGCTTACTCAAACACTAA
- a CDS encoding predicted protein, with amino-acid sequence MKFLVSSDDTGVVKEVICNRGTDTSKQDATQPISVKNFCTEPNCSRKNRIIHMINYQEKYLVAIRIGGELSVYEIADDEYEIEDEYKYNLLHNYKLEVSSSDKPISLFTVDILEAVAVAFSSGKVFFVNFNDDKFDKEPVLVQLPGGKEIAEFSKNPSVEGIFGYGGEENDVRIVKLYESDITSEIFDTENVENNFKSEVVFTAKNVKNDHLDLRVPVWITKIRFFTEQPEKGYKFITATHYGQIRVYDTNHGRRPVRDFTVCQKPILTLTFANEEESEVIISDSHNLIAKHSLIQVDDKASKTHSASAGDIIKPVAKLLGRFVDQFGATYGVEVGEGLLVTGGLDRYLRVFDLASREIVAKVYVGVEVSSVVVLDYEEEESQEEIVGDVELLKKSEKRKRTLPVVEREESDEEDLWNQLEEKDIKRKKS; translated from the coding sequence ATGAAGTTTCTAGTCTCTTCTGACGATACTGGAGTCGTGAAAGAAGTTATTTGTAACCGAGGAACAGACACGTCAAAGCAAGATGCTACCCAGCCTATTTCTGTGAAGAACTTCTGTACGGAGCCTAACTGTAGTAGAAAGAATAGGATAATCCACATGATAAACTACCAGGAAAAGTACCTTGTGGCCATCAGAATTGGCGGAGAACTCTCTGTTTATGAGATCGCAGATGATGAATACGAAATTGAGGACGAATACAAATACAACCTTTTGCATAACTATAAATTGGAAGTGTCTTCCAGTGACAAGCCTATATCGTTATTCACTGTGGACATCCTCGAGGCTGTAGCTGTGGCATTTTCATCTGGTAAAGTGTTTtttgtcaacttcaacgacGATAAGTTTGATAAAGAGCCAGTTTTGGTGCAATTGCCTGGTGGTAAAGAGATTGCCGAGTTCAGCAAGAACCCCAGTGTGGAAGGCATTTTTGGATATGGTGGAGAAGAGAACGACGTCAGAATTGTCAAATTATATGAGAGTGATATCACTTCAGAAATTTTTGACACTGAGAATGTCGAAAATAATTTCAAGTCTGAGGTGGTGTTCACAGCCAAGAACGTCAAGAACGACCATCTTGATTTGAGGGTGCCTGTTTGGATTACTAAGATCCGATTTTTCACAGAACAGCCAGAAAAGGGCTACAAGTTCATCACAGCAACTCACTATGGCCAAATTCGAGTATATGACACAAACCATGGCCGAAGACCAGTGAGAGACTTCACTGTTTGTCAAAAGCCGATTCTCACCTTGACTTTTGCCAATGAGGAAGAGAGTGAAGTCATAATATCCGATCTGCATAACTTGATAGCCAAACATTCGTTGATCCAAGTGGACGACAAGGCATCCAAGACTCATTCCGCATCAGCTGGCGACATTATCAAGCCAGTGGCCAAGTTGCTCGGCAGGTTTGTAGACCAGTTTGGAGCTACCTATGGCGTAGAAGTCGGTGAAGGGCTACTTGTCACAGGGGGATTAGATAGATATCTCAGGGTGTTTGATCTAGCTTCGAGAGAAATTGTTGCCAAGGTGTATGTTGGAGTAGAGGTATCGTCTGTGGTGGTTCTTGAttacgaagaagaggaactGCAGGAGGAAATTGTTGGTGACGTCGAGTTGCTCAAAAAACtggaaaagagaaagagaactCTTCCAGTGGTGGAAAGGGAAGAaagtgatgaagaagacttgtggaatcaacttgaagagaaggaCATCAAACGCAAGAAGTCGTAG
- a CDS encoding predicted protein codes for MAGPPPPPPPPPPPPSLGGSASAPPPRVTPGRDALLGDIRKGMKLNKTVTVDKSKPLIDSKMSVGVSAPGSGMSSAPSSHPVGASSHSAVPPVPSGAPQLGDIFAGGGVPKLKHVNKDNRQGIIPASAPKIPIPGFGNSQTKIPSGSTSGPHAPSSRPHKKNSITEAPPVPSGVPPVPSAVPPVPTGVPPIPSMPSSRPSHRKTSSSSIPPSGVPSIPPSAPPLPAGAPPLPSGAPPVPTGAPPPPVSGKMPKLPPSRPKKSQHLKSESISSIGSFEERRTSPIPPPLPSGAPPIPGHSAPPPPPGPPPPPGPPPPPGPPPPPGPAPSLSAGSTPKISGLPAGGLPFLAQINAKRNESHVVESVPSTGTSSHKAPSLSQRAPALPTDAPPPPPPIPSSLPPSIPSSLPARNTAPPPPPAPPAPPPPPINSGPPPPPPPPPNAPPAPSLSAFSSGSPSKSATKAPAAPIAGGGLPFLAQINAKRNDAFVVDGSSGYSTADAVPASSTPPSSIGTAAPRPSFVPPVPKPTSSIPLPSEQRIPSIPPPVRNIPPPPPSIPSAPPIPSSIPSLPPKAPPIPSSSVPPVRIPSIPVAAPPIPSSIQIPPPLSVSQPTTQEPTSPSSFASSGDLSIPESPESPTAPSFSSPPHIPVGLPPQIPVGLPPHIPNSAPPPPPPSEPTPPPKSAYKKAAPPPPPPGQSPATAAAQSAYRGTLDSQQQAGSSLRKISASAYTINPSSQRNGDSNGATKIVIEDKRFKFVNANSLPNPRRYGEHGKAEKLYPSGRGSSVPLNLNAFV; via the coding sequence ATGGCTGGTCCACCACCTCCCccaccacctcctccacctcctccacTGCTAGGCGGGAGCGCATCAGCGCCTCCTCCACGTGTGACTCCTGGCAGAGATGCGCTTTTGGGCGATATCCGGAAAGGTATGAAGCTCAACAAGACTGTCACCGTCGATAAGCTGAAGCCTTTAATCGACAGCAAGATGTCTGTAGGTGTGTCAGCTCCAGGGTCAGGAATGTCTTCAGCCCCTTCCTCGCATCCTGTTGGTGCATCGTCGCATTCTGCGGTCCCTCCAGTTCCTTCTGGGGCTCCTCAATTAGGTGATATTTTTGCTGGAGGAGGAGTTCCCAAACTTAAACACGTGAATAAAGATAACAGGCAGGGTATCATTCCAGCCTCAGCTCCCAAGATTCCAATTCCTGGATTCGGCAATTCTCAAACGAAAATACCATCTGGTTCAACTTCGGGACCTCACGCTCCTTCTTCTAGACCTCATAAGAAGAATTCCATCACCGAAGCACCTCCAGTTCCTTCAGGGGTACCACCAGTTCCTTCAGCGGTACCACCAGTGCCAACTGGAGTGCCACCAATTCCATCCATGCCTTCTTCTCGTCCTTCTCATCGtaaaacttcttcttcttctatacCTCCTTCTGGGGTGCCCTCGATTCCTCCTAGCGCTCCTCCACTTCCAGCTGGTGCTCCTCCGCTTCCATCTGGTGCTCCTCCGGTTCCAACAGGTGCTCCACCACCTCCAGTATCTGGAAAAATGCCAAAACTTCCACCCAGTAGACCCAAGAAGTCGCAGCACTTGAAGTCGGAGAGTATCTCATCAATTGGCTCGTTTgaggaaagaagaacttcgCCAATTCCAcctcctcttccttctgGAGCTCCTCCCATTCCTGGACACCTGGCAcctcctccacctccaGGtccacctccacctccaGGtccacctccacctccGGGtccacctccacctccaGGGCCTGCGCCGTCGTTATCAGCTGGTTCAACACCTAAGATCTCAGGTTTGCCTGCTGGAGGACTTCCTTTTTTGGCTCAAATTAATGCCAAAAGAAATGAGAGTCACGTCGTAGAGTCAGTACCTTCTACAGGCACCTCTTCGCATAAGGCTCCTTCTTTATCTCAAAGAGCTCCAGCTTTACCTACAGATGCTcctccaccacctcctccaATCCCATCCTCACTTCCTCCATCCATTCCTTCATCGCTACCAGCAAGAAACACAGCTccaccacctcctccaGCTCCACCAGCgccaccaccacctcctATTAATTCAGGaccaccacctcctccacctccacctccaAATGCTCCTCCAGCACCATCTTTATCGGCCTTTTCCTCCGGTTCTCCCTCCAAATCTGCCACCAAAGCTCCGGCTGCTCCAATAGCAGGGGGAGGATTGCCATTTTTGGCCCAAATAAATGCAAAACGTAACGATGCTTTCGTAGTTGACGGCTCCAGTGGCTACTCTACGGCAGATGCTGTCCCTGCTTCAAGTACACCTCCTTCTTCTATAGGAACAGCTGCTCCTAGACCTTCTTTTGTACCACCAGTTCCAAAACCGACATCATCTATACCTTTACCTTCAGAACAAAGAATACCTTCAATTCCACCTCCTGTACGTAATATCccaccaccacctccaTCAATTCCATCAGCACCACCAATACCTTCGTCAATTCCTTCATTACCTCCTAAAGCTCCACCgattccttcttcttctgttccaCCAGTGCGTATTCCATCTATTCCTGTAGCTGCTCCTCCTATTCCTTCTTCTATTCAAATTCCACCTCCTCTTTCAGTTTCACAACCAACTACACAAGAGCCcacttctccttcttccTTTGCATCTTCTGGGGACCTCTCGATTCCGGAGTCACCTGAAAGTCCTACAGCTCCATCTTTCTCTTCACCTCCGCATATTCCTGTAGGTTTACCTCCACAAATTCCCGTGGGTTTACCTCCACATATTCCAAACTCTGcacctccacctcctccacctTCAGAACCAACTCCACCCCCAAAATCAGCGTACAAGAAGGCTGctcctccaccaccacctcctGGTCAATCTCCtgctactgctgctgcGCAATCAGCTTATAGAGGTACGTTGGACtctcaacaacaagcaGGTCTGTCGTTACGTAAAATCTCAGCGCTGGCTTATACGATAAACCCTTCACTGCAACGAAACGGAGATTCCAATGGAGCTACCAAGATTGTTATAGAGGACAAGCGGTTCAAGTTTGTGAATGCAAACTCGCTTCCAAACCCTCGTAGGTATGGAGAACACGGCAAGGCAGAGAAGTTGTATCCTAGTGGAAGAGGCTCTTCTGTTccattgaacttgaatgCATTTGTATGA
- a CDS encoding predicted protein encodes MKPFITGHEDLIHDIKYDFYGKHIATASSDQHVKVFDLDSSTSSWVLNDSWKAHDSSVVKVSWAHPEFSSSKILASCSYDRTVKVWQEQPDELHGSGRRWIKLATLAIESYGPIYDVVFAPNHLGLKLGCVGSDGIFRIYESLEPSDLSNWALTTEIPILSSSLPAKSLQSSFAIEWCPAKFASTEMFIVVALDQGFIYGTAPEDSPERGTFSYAEAESESKAKSSNSKYIKLCNLPEHNGLIRSVNWAPCMGRNFHLIATGCKDGYVRIFKATETAGELKIETLAKLNDHKSEVWRVNWNKTGTILSSAGDDGKIRLWKCNYVNEWKCMSVINTSNRGVNRMIEEESVPPPTKSK; translated from the coding sequence ATGAAACCATTCATCACTGGCCATGAGGATCTCATCCACGATATCAAGTACGACTTCTATGGAAAACACATCGCCACAGCTCTGTCAGACCAACATGTCAAAGtatttgatcttgattCGTCTACCTCTTCATGGGTTTTGAACGATCTGTGGAAGGCACATGACTCACTGGTTGTAAAGGTTTCCTGGGCACATCCTGAGTTTCTGAGCTCCAAGATTCTAGCACTGTGTTCGTATGACAGGACGGTAAAAGTGTGGCAGGAACAGCCAGACGAATTACATGGATCGGGACGTAGGTGGATAAAGCTTGCTACCTTGGCAATCGAATCTTATGGGCCCATATACGATGTTGTCTTTGCTCCTAACCATTTAGGTCTAAAATTGGGATGTGTAGGTTCAGATGGGATCTTCCGTATATATGAGCTGCTTGAGCCTAGTGATTTGCTGAACTGGGCCTTGACAACTGAAATCCCTATCCTCTCTCTGCTGTTGCCTGCTAAAAGCTTACAGAGTAGCTTTGCTATCGAATGGTGTCCGGCCAAGTTTGCCAGCACTGAAATGTTTATTGTTGTAGCTCTAGACCAAGGTTTTATCTATGGAACAGCCCCAGAAGATTCTCCGGAAAGAGGTACCTTCAGCTACGCGGAGGCTGAGCTGGAATCCAAAGCAAAGTCACTGAATAGCAAGTATATAAAGTTGTGCAATCTTCCTGAACACAATGGGTTGATTCGCTCAGTGAACTGGGCTCCTTGTATGGGCCGAAACTTTCATTTGATAGCGACAGGGTGTAAGGACGGGTATGTGCGGATATTCAAGGCTACCGAGACGGCAGGGGAGTTGAAGATAGAGACGCtagccaagttgaacgatCACAAGCTGGAAGTCTGGCGGGTCAACTGGAATAAGACAGGTACTATCCTCTCGTCTGCTGGTGATGATGGTAAGATCCGGTTGTGGAAGTGCAACTACGTCAATGAGTGGAAATGTATGAGTGTCATcaacaccagcaacagAGGTGTAAATCGTatgattgaagaagaaagcgtTCCACCGCCTACTAAATCCAAGTAG
- the ALG7 gene encoding tunicamycin resistance protein (ER protein that transfers Glc-Nac-P from UDP-GlcNac to Dol-P~go_component membrane~go_function catalytic activity~go_process lipid metabolism), with protein MFRSRLFRLSVLVASVALITPNNPLQASVAFAGIGYVVTVSLIPRVAPSFIRIGLKGRDLSKPPPVDYIAESMGIVSAVTYLFLMFGLIPFVFFKYLVLFTSLSNDSSISDNYKAQYQSISNVRLFPHNKLAEYLSAILCLQSTTLLGFLDDLFDIRWRHKFFLPAVASLPLLIVYYVDFSVTSIVVPTFVTDLPGGDLLIYVLNSVIRIGNHFVTKVTGLSFSTLAADYEVPKATPKLIDLGVFYYGYMSAVSIFSPNSINILAGINGLEVGQSIVLGLIVLVNDACYLLSDNISGEAYDFHLFSVIFIVPFMGVSLGLLSFNWYPSKVFVGDTYCYFSGMVFAIVAILGHFSKTLLLFLLPQILNFVYSVPQLFGIVPCPRHRLPKFNKDSGLMTPSYGELKHKAFVGVAMLTVLEKFRLIHLKRDAETNEIKEFSNMTLINLFLVWFGPLREDTLCVVILMVQLTIGIAMIFVRHTVGPWMFGYDNLSWGVK; from the coding sequence ATGTTTCGTCTGAGACTTTTTCGGCTCTCGGTGCTCGTGGCTTCTGTTGCGCTCATAACCCCCAACAATCCACTCCAGGCTCTGGTAGCCTTTGCTGGGATTGGGTATGTAGTGACAGTTAGTTTGATTCCACGAGTTGCACCAAGTTTTATCCGTATTGGACTCAAAGGGCGTGATCTTCTGAAACCGCCTCCTGTTGACTATATCGCTGAGTCCATGGGTATCGTTTCGGCGGTGACctacttgttcttgatgtttGGGCTTATTCCgtttgtattcttcaagtacttaGTTCTCTTCACGTCTCTTTCCAACGATTCAAGTATCTCTGATAATTACAAAGCCCAGTACCAGTCGATATCCAACGTGCGGTTGTTTCCGCacaacaagttggctgaGTACTTGAGTGCCATTTTGTGTTTGCAGAGTACGACGCTTCTAGGGTTCCTCGACGACCTCTTTGATATCAGGTGGAGACACAAATTCTTCCTTCCTGCCGTAGCATCGTTGCCGTTGCTAATCGTCTACTACGTCGATTTCTCGGTGACGTCGATCGTGGTGCCTACTTTTGTCACCGACTTGCCTGGTGGAGACTTGTTGATCTACGTCCTTAACAGTGTCATCCGCATAGGCAATCATTTTGTTACGAAGGTCACGGGCTTGTCGTTCAGTACCTTGGCAGCAGATTATGAGGTACCTAAAGCAACTCCTAAGTTGATCGATTTGGGAGTGTTCTACTACGGCTACATGTCTGCTGTTTCTATTTTCTCACCAAATTCCATTAACATCTTGGCTGGGATTAACGGTTTAGAAGTGGGCCAATCAATTGTTCTTGGCTTGATTGTCCTCGTCAACGACGCTTGCTACTTGCTCTCCGACAACATCTCAGGGGAAGCGTACGACTTCCACTTATTTTCGGTGATATTCATCGTACCCTTTATGGGTGTATCGTTGGGGCTTCTCTCGTTCAACTGGTACCCTTCCAAGGTGTTTGTAGGTGATACTTATTGCTACTTCAGTGGCATGGtgtttgcaattgttgcAATCTTAGGCCATTTCTCCAAGacgttgttgttgttccTCTTGCCCCAGATTCTCAACTTTGTCTACTCTGTGCCGCAGTTGTTTGGCATCGTACCGTGCCCAAGACACAGATTGCCCAAGTTCAATAAGGACTCCGGACTTATGACCCCGAGCTACGGCGAATTGAAACACAAGGCTTTTGTAGGAGTAGCCATGCTTACGgtgttggagaagttccGGTTGATCCACCTCAAGAGAGATGCGGAAACTAATGAGATCAAGGAGTTCTCCAACATGaccttgatcaacttgttccTTGTGTGGTTCGGTCCGTTACGTGAAGACACCCTTTGTGTCGTGATCTTGATGGTGCAATTGACTATCGGCATTGCCATGATCTTTGTAAGACACACTGTGGGACCATGGATGTTTGGCTATGATAATTTGAGCTGGGGAGTAAAGTAG
- a CDS encoding predicted protein, producing MHEIKQRLAVTKTELPPCCLRIHPADNSVVILGTYKLEDGGTRNGSLDIYNEKLRLLKRYATGSAILDLKFSPFDDTILVSAHSTGNIQIWKFSAEDTSLRMEKSFQVSEDSEVLITSVFFSPIERHRILATTTSGDSAIVNLQDFSIQWLDTAHDLECWTGSFGELGELQNVVFTGGDDSKLIAHDLRTQEAIWQTGHRHHEAGVVSILSPGQNWNMDNSHQLWTGSYDDHLRILDLRVMDRANPSLIPGYIPKVLQSENLGGGVWRLIPSPLSDDNRLLTCCMYDGARIVSTEEMNSGEFVVRKYFKRDHESMCYGGDWASSGEFVVTCSFYDNVVQVWSPDSVDG from the exons atgcaTGAAATCAAGCAGAGATTGGCCGTAACAAAGACGGAGTTACCTCCGTGCTGTTTGCGGATCCATCCTGCTGACAATTCAGTGGTTATCCTCGGAACTTACAAGCTTGAGGATGGAGGAACCAGAAATGGTTCTTTGGATATTTACAA tgaaaagttgagGTTATTGAAAAGGTATGCTACCGGGAGTGCTATTCTagacttgaagttcagTCCTTTTGACGACACCATACTTGTTTCAGCACATTCTACTGGGAACATCcaaatctggaaattttcAGCTGAAGACACCAGTCTTAGAATGGAGAAGAGTTTCcaagttctggaagatTCGGAGGTGCTTATCACgtctgttttcttctccCCTATCGAGAGGCATAGAATTCTAGCTACTACTACATCAGGGGATCTGGCTATTGTGAATTTAcaagatttttcaatacaATGGCTAGACACGGCTCATGACTTGGAGTGCTGGACTGGCTCCTTTGGAGAGCTTGGAGAGCTTCAGAATGTAGTTTTCACAGGAGGAGATGACTCAAAGCTTATTGCACACGACTTAAGAACACAAGAAGCTATCTGGCAAACAGGACACCGTCATCACGAAGCTGGAGTCGTTTCCATTTTGTCGCCTGGTCAAAACTGGAACATGGACAATTCTCACCAGCTATGGACCGGATCCTATGATGACCATTTGAGGATTCTAGATCTTCGAGTCATGGACAGGGCCAATCCCTCATTGATTCCAGGGTACATACCGAAGGTCCTCCAGCTGGAAAACTTGGGTGGAGGAGTATGGAGACTCATTCCCAGTCCGTTGAGTGATGACAATAGACTTCTTACCTGTTGTATGTACGATGGAGCCAGAATTGTATcaactgaagaaatgaaCTCGGGAGAATTTGTTGTTAGAAAGTATTTCAAAAGGGATCATGAGAGTATGTGCTACGGTGGAGACTGGGCTTCTTCTGGCGAGTTTGTGGTGACTTGTTCGTTTTATGACAACGTCGTTCAGGTATGGTCACCAGATTCTGTTGATGGGTAG